A genomic window from Salvia hispanica cultivar TCC Black 2014 chromosome 5, UniMelb_Shisp_WGS_1.0, whole genome shotgun sequence includes:
- the LOC125187804 gene encoding uncharacterized protein LOC125187804 has product MEWRTSYLDVVLVPMGLMICMAYHAWLWHKVRTQPLTTVIGTNARGRRFWVSSIIKDNEKKNILAVQTLRNTIMGSTLMATTSILLCSALAAVVSSTYSVKKPLKDSVYGSHGELMTAVKYVMLLLLFLFSFICHSLSIRFFNQVNYLINCAADGAIAADYVADLLERGFALSTVGNRLFYGAVPLLMWILGPVLVFLCSVAMVPLLYNLDFIFAAAAEKGNRFNYGV; this is encoded by the exons ATGGAGTGGAGAACTAGTTATCTTGATGTAGTTCTGGTGCCAATGGGGTTGATGATATGTATGGCGTATCATGCATGGCTGTGGCATAAGGTTCGAACACAGCCCCTCACCACCGTCATCGGAACTAATGCCCGCGGCCGTCGATTTTGGGTCTCCTCCATCATCAAG GACAACGAGAAGAAGAACATCCTCGCGGTGCAGACCCTCCGCAACACGATCATGGGGTCCACGCTGATGGCGACGACGTCGATCCTCCTGTGCTCGGCCCTGGCGGCGGTGGTGAGCAGCACGTACAGCGTGAAGAAGCCGCTGAAGGACTCGGTGTACGGCAGCCACGGCGAGCTGATGACGGCGGTGAAATACGTGatgctcctcctcctcttcctcttctcctTCATCTGCCACTCCCTCTCCATCCGCTTCTTCAATCAGGTCAATTACCTCATCAATTGCGCCGCCGACGGCGCCATCGCGGCGGACTACGTGGCGGATCTGCTGGAGAGGGGCTTCGCGCTGAGCACGGTGGGGAATCGCCTCTTCTACGGCGCGGTGCCGCTGCTGATGTGGATTTTGGGGCCGGTGCTGGTGTTCCTCTGCTCCGTCGCGATGGTGCCGCTGCTCTATAATCTGGATTTCATCTTCGCGGCGGCCGCGGAGAAGGGGAATCGATTCAATTATGGTGTGTGA